The nucleotide sequence CGTCCTCGCGGCGACGGTGTCTGCGTTCGTCCTCGGGTACTTCATGTTCTACGGCGACGTCCGGGACGTCTACGTCGCGATCATGACGCTGGTCGTGACCCTGGTGATCGGAACGTTCCTCGGCCGAACCGCCGGCGACGGCTGGACGATCGGGAGCGTCCCGCTCGGCGGAGCCAACGGGATACCCGGCCTCCCGGATCTGACGATCGGGATCGGCGACGTCGCCGTGGTCTTCAGCGGGACGATGTACTACTGGATCACCCTCGTGGTCGTCCTCGGCACCTATCTTGGCCTGCGGGTGCTGGTCAACGGCCGCCTGGGGTACGCGCTGGTGGCGATCCGCGAGGACGAGGACCGCGCCGAGATGCTCGGATACGACGTGCGCCGGCTCAAACTGCTGGTGTTTACGTTCTCCGGGACACTTGCGGGAGTCGCAGGCGTGTTCTACGTCACGTATTTCAACATCGTCAACCCCGAGCCCTTTACGCTGCTGTGGGCGACCTACCCGGTGCTGTGGGTGACCTTCGGCGGGCGGGAAACGCTGACCGGCGCGCTCGTCGGGGCGATCTCGATCGAGTGGATCCGACTCACGCTATCCCGGACCGTGCCCGAGTTCGCGATCGTCTTCGTCGGCGCGATCCTGCTCGTCTCGGTCCTGTTGGTGCCCCGCGGTGTCGTTCCCGGTATCCGGGACAGTTACGCCTTCTTCGAGAGGCGCGGACTCAGAGACGGCGTCGTCGTCGGTGGACGGCGGATCGCGGCCGGTCTCCGCAGACGGGTGCGGGCAGTCGGAGCCCGGGTTCGTGGGACGCTCCCGGACGCCATCGAGTCCCAGTCCCCGGAGGTGAGTCGCGAATGAGTTCGACTGACAGTAGCGACCCGTCGATCCGGAAGACGCCCGCCGGCGAGGCGACCGGACCGGACACCGACGCTATCCTCCAGACCGAGGGGCTCACCAAGCACTTCGGCGGGTTCACCGCCATCGACGGGATCGACTTCGGTATCGACGCCGGGCAACTGCGCTGTCTGATCGGCCCCAACGGGGCCGGGAAGTCCACGCTGCTGAAGTTGATCACGGGTCGACACGACGCCAGCGAGGGTCGGATCTTCTTCGACGGCCAGGAGATAACCGATGTCGTCCCGCACGCCCGCGTCGACCGGGGTATCGGCATGAAGTTCCAGGTGCCAAGCGTCTTCGAGTCGTTTACGGCCGCCCAGAACATGCGCCTGCCGCTCCAGCGCGGCGAAGAGGACGACCTCGGGGCGGCGATCGACGAGCGCCTCGGTCGCGTCGGCCTTCGGAACGTGGCCGAGACGCGCGCGGGCGAACTCTCCCACGGCGAGCAACAGCGCCTGGAGATCGGGATGGCCGCCGCGCTCGATCCCGATCTACTCTTGCTGGATGAACCCGTCGCCGGGCTCTCGATCGAGGAGCGCCGGGACGTGGCCGAGCTCGTCACCTCGCTGAACGACGACGGCATCGCCTTCGTCGTGATCGAACACGACATCGACTTCGTCGCCCGGATCGCCGACGAGGTGACGGTGCTCCACCAGGGGCGGATCTTCCGGGAAGGACCGATCGAGGACATCCGGGCCGATCCGGACGTGCGGCGTATCTACCTCGGCGGTGATTGACCATGTTAACATGTAACTCACTCACAGTCGCCTACGACGCGACCCCGATCCTGCGAGACGTCGACCTGACCGTCGAAGACGGCGAGATCGTCGGCATCATCGGCAAGAACGGTGCGGGCAAAACCACACTGCTGAAGGCGATCATCGGGTTGCTGGATGCGCGCTCGGGAACCATCGAGTACCGCGGGACGCCGGTGGGCAGGCTGACGCCGGACAAACGGGCGGCCCGTGGCATCGGGTACATCCCACAGGGCCGGGATGTCTTCCCCGAGTTGACCGTCGAGCAAAACCTCGTCGTCGGGGAGTCGATCAACGACGGCGCGGAAAGTCGCTACGAAGCCGTCTACGACTATTTCCCCGTTCTCGAAGAGCGGGCCGACCAGGCCGCGGGGACGCTCAGCGGCGGCCAGCGTCAGATGCTCGCCATCGGGCGGGCGCTGGTTGGCAATCCGGATCTCCTCCTGCTCGACGAACCATCCGAGGGGGTCCAGCCGTCGATCGTCGAGCAGATCAGCGAGGACATGCGGGCGATCAACGCTGACCTCGGCACGACGATCCTCTTCGTCGAACAGAACCTCGGCGTCATCCAGTCGATGGCCGACCGCTGTTATGCGATGGAACGGGGGACCATCGCCGACGAACTCGACGGCGCGGCCGTCGAAGACGAGGACACCGTCGCCTCCTACCTGGCGGTGTGAACTCAGGTTACTCTCGGCTCGCTCCGGCGGCCGCGACGGCCACCTGCCCGTAGGCGATCCCGCCGTCGCCAGGCGGGACGCGGTCGTGGCCCAGAAAGTCCAGCCCGGCCGTCTCGACCCGTTCGCGGATCGTCCGGGTGATCGCATCGTTGTACGCGACGCCGCCGGTGAACCCTACGGCGTCGACCCCACGATCCGCGGCGACCGCGACGGACAGCTCGGCCAGTCCACGTGCCAGCGCCCACTGGGCAGTCGCGGCCACGTCGGCGATCGGGTGATCGTCGGCCATAGCGTCGAGGTCACGAACGAGCTGTCGGGTGTCGAGCACTCGATTACCGTCCCGCGTCGCGTACGGAATATCGTAGTCGAGGACGGCACCGTCGACCGCCGCACTTTCGAGTTTCATCGCCGGTTCACCTTCGTAGCTGCGCTCGGTGCAAACGCCGAGAAGCGCACTCACCGCGTCGAGCAATCGCCCTGCGCTGGTCGTCGTCGGGGAATTGATGTCCTGCTCGACCTGTTTCCGGACGGTCGCCGCCTCGCCAGCCGTCTCGACCGTACCGCGCTCAAGGAGCAACTCGTCGATCCGGTCGTCGTCATCGAGCAGACTCGCCAGGATGCGAGGCGGCCGTTCGATCGCGGCCGTCCCACCGGGGAGTTCGAACGCCGAGAGGCCGCCGACGCGATCGTGATCCGCGAGGGTGGCGTCCAGCACTTCACCGCCCCAGATCGACCCGTCCGGGCCGTAGCCTGTCCCGTCAGCGGCGATCACGATTGCGCGCTTGCGCTCGCGCTCGGCCAGCAAGCTGGCGGCGTGAGCGTGATGATGCTGGACCTGAATCGGTCCCGCCATTCCCTCACGGTCGGCGTATGCTCCCGCTTCCTGGGTCGTCAGGAACTCGGGGTGGGCGTCACAGGCCACCACGTCGGGGTCAGTACCGAGCAGGTCTCGCAGATGGGAGACGGTCTCTCGGAGATATTCGACCGTTTCGGGGTTGTCGACGTCGCCGATATACTGCGAGGGGACGACCGCACCGTCCTGGGTCAGCGCGACAGTTGCGTCGAACTCCGCCCCGAGAGCGAGCACGTCGTGGGCCGTCTCGGTCGAGGACGGCAGCGGGAGCGACTCTGGGACCCACCCGCGCGACCGACGGACGAACCGCCGCTCGCCCCCGGCAAACCGAGCCACGCTGTCGTCACACCGCATCACGATCTCACGGTCGTGGACGAGGGCGGCGTCGATCACGCCATCGAGATCGGCGAGGATCGTCTCACGGTCGGTCGCCATCGGCACGCCGGGCATGTTGGCGCTGGTCATCACCAGCGGGCCCTCGACGTGATCGAAAAGGCGGTGATGCAATCCGGAGTACGGCAGCATGACGCCGACGGTGTGCAGTCCCGGTGAGACGCTATCGAACCAACCCGGTCGATTTTCTCGCCGTCCATCGAGCAGCAGGATCGGCCGGCGCGTGTCTTCGAGCGCGTCGCGTTCGGTATCCGAGACCTGGGCGACGGACTCTACCGCCTCCAGATCGGGGGCCATCAGCGCGAAGGGCTTCTCGGGACGGCCCGTTCGTTCGCGCAACGTCTCGACGACGGCCGGGTCGGTCGCGTCACAGGCCAGGTGGGTCCCACCGATCCCCTTGATCGCTACCAGTTCGCCGTCGGCAAGTCGCTGGCCAGCCCGCTCGATGGCGTCGTCACCGTCGGCGCGGGCATTCCCGTCGCCGTCGAGCAGCGAGAGCGTCGGCCCACACTCGGGACAGGCGATCGTCTGGGCGTGGTATCGGCGGTCGCTCGGTTCCTCGTAGTCCGCCCGGCACTGGCCACACATCGGAAAGTCGTCCATCGACGTGGTTGGACGGTCATAGGGCAACTCCCGGATGACCGTATATCGCGGGCCACAGTCCACGCAGGCGGTCGCCCAGTAGCCGTGAAACCGGGAATCGGGATCACGCAGGTCTTCGAGACAGCTGTCACACATTGCCGTGTCTGGCGGAATCGTCCCCGCTCCCCCCGTCGAGTCGGTCGAAGCGACGATCTCGAACCTGTCGAGACCCGCCGGCTCGCCGTCTTCGACCGTCACATCCTCGATTCGGGCCAGCGGCGGCGGATCCGTCCGGAGGGTCGCGAGGAACGCGTCGATGCCCGACTGGGGGCCCTCCAGAACGATCGTAACCCGTCCGTCGCCGGTGTTTTTCACCTGACCCGCGAGGTCATTGTCGGTCGCCGTCCGATAGACGAACGGGCGAAATCCCACACCCTGGACGACGCCCGTCACCGAGACGACCGCTCGCGTCCGTTCGCTCATTAGGTCGTAGGCAGCAGTCCGCAGTGTTGAATCTGCCGACCGGAGTTCAATGCGCTTAACTCGCCGAACGAGGAATATGAAACGTGGAAGAGATAGATAATCGTACGTACTGGCTGATCGCAGTCTTCCTGTTCGTCGGGGTCAGTGGTGCGACGATCCAGGCCCGCGGCGCGCTCGTCCCGACCTTCGAGGATTTCTTCGGGGTGACCAAGAGTACGCTGGGACTGATTACCCCGGTCGGGACTGTCGGGTACCTGGCCGCGATGCTGGCGCTGGGCTCGGCGAGCGGGCGGGTTGACATCCGGCGGTTTTTGCTCGTCGGCGTCGCGTTGACCGGGCTGTCGTTGCTGTTGATCGGTGCCGCACCGAGTTTCATCGTCCTCTTGGGGCTTGTCGGGATGCGGAGTCTCGCGACGGGGATCGTCCGGGCACTGGACCGCCCGACACTGAGTCATCTCTATCCGGAGTCGCGGGCGCGGATCTTCACCCTCCAGGAGATGACGTGGGCGGTCGGCGCGATGTTGGGGCCGATCCTCGTGACTGCGGTCTTGAGTCAGTACTCCTGGCAGGCGACCTATCTGGTGCTTGCGGCGCTCACCGTCCCCGTGTTCGTGCTTGTGTGGCGGCTCGACGCGCCGACCGGGACCACGAACGAGCGGACGTTCGAGCGCAGCGACCTCCGGCCGCTGTTGTCCCAGCCGAGCGTGTACGGGATGGTGATCGCACTGATCTTCGTTGGCGGCATCGAGAGCATCTACTTCACCTGGTTGCCGAGTTACGCGGACACGACGTTCTCCGGCTGGATCACCGGCATCGTTCTCTCGATTTACCTGGCGGCGTACGTCCCCGGACGGTTCGTTTTCAGTCAGCTCAGCGACCAATACAGCTTCACGCGAGTGCTCGTCGTGACGAGTATCCTCCTGACCGTACTGACCTATATTGCCTTCACCGCCGCGGAAGGGGCGTTGTTGCTCGGCTCGATCTTCGGCATCGGCCTCCTGATTTCGGGGCTGTTCCCGACGCTCATATCGATGGGCATCGAATCGATGCCCTCGTTCTCGGGTCCGGTCAACGTGGTCGCCAACGTCGCCACCCAGGTCGGGTTCTCCACCGCGCCAGTAATTGTGGGCGTGCTTGCCGACGCGACATCGATCGAGACCGCGATCCTCGTCCAGATCGGACTGGCAGGTCTGCTCGCCGTAGTCATGCTCGTCCTCGAGTTGGGACCCACGGGAACCGCTTCGGCGACCGCATGATCCGCACTCGATGTATGCAATCGCACAGACCACTCCGAGAAATGTCGGAAAACCACAGGATAGCAGTGTATTTCAATGGATTTACCCACGCGCCTGCGGGAGGACTCGACAGTGAGTGAGCAAGCGTCTCGGCGGGCCTGGACCGTGGTGCTGTTCGCGTTCGTCGCGATCGACGGGGCGATCATCCAGGCTCGCGGTGCCCTGGTTCCGGTCTTCAAGGACGTCTTTCCGGTGACCGAGAGCCAATTGGGGCTGGTCACGCCGGTCGGCACCGTCGGGTTCGTGCTTGCGATGCTCGTCTTCGGGACGGCAAGCGGGCGGATCGACATCAAGCGCTTTCTCGTTATCAGCGTCGCGGCGACGATCGGTAGTGTCCTCCTTTTGGGCCTCTCGCCGACCTATCTCCTTTTGCTTGTGTTCTTCGGGATCCGGAGTTTCTCGACGGGCATCTTCCGGTCGCTCGATCGATCGGTGCTGAGTCATCTCTACCCGAACTCGCGGGCGCGGGTGTTGAGCCTGCACACGATGATCTGGGCCGTCGGCGCGACGCTCGGCCCGCTGTTGGTAACCGTCGTGATGTGGGAGTTTTCCTGGCGGGTCACGTATCTCGTGCTTGCGGTCGCGTTGGTCCCGGTCCTGGTCGCGCTCTGGCGGCTCGATCGCCCCGACTCACTCGACAACGAGCGCTCGCTCGAACTGGACGACGTGAGAGTCCTGCTCCGGGAGCCGGCGATATACGGCATGGCGATCGCGCTGGTCTTCGTCGGCAGCATGGAGAGCGTCTTTTTCAACTGGCTGCCCTATTACGCGGAGGGACTGTTCAGTGAAAACGTTGCCAATCTCACGCTGTCGATCTACCTGGCAGCGTACGTCCCCGGTCGGCTCGCGTTCAGCTATTTGGCCGAGCGCTATCGGTTCAGCGACCTGCTCGTCGGCGTCGGGGTCGTCCTCGTGGTCGCGATGTACGCGGCGCTCGTCCACGCCGCCGGGCCCACGCTGCTGGCGCTGATCTTCGTGATCGGCTTTTTCATCTCCGGGCTGTTCCCGACGCTCATCTCGATGGGCATCGAGTCCAGGCCCTCCTTTACCGGCCCCGTCAACGTCATCGCCAACGTCGCGGCCCAGACCGGCTTCTTCATCGCCCCGGCTACCGTCGGCGTGATCGCCGAAGCGACGACCATCGGCACCGCAATGAGTCTCCAGATCGGTCTGGCCTCGGCGCTGGTCGTGATCGCCATCGCACTCAAGCTAGGTCCATTAGCTGGGCAGTCCGCCCCGAAGCAAGCCTGAGTGCCGACGGCTCGACCGGTGGACCACCACTCCCGGTCGCCACCCCGTGCGCTCTGTTCGCACTGCCGCCGCGAGTTCTCTCCCCACTAATACAAGTTTATTTGTCCTAGAACAAGCCGGTTGGCAAAGATTTATCGGCGTCACCCACACACCACATGTTGCGGCTGCTTCGCGTTGACCCCAAGATATAGGGCCTCAACGGGGGTTCGATAGTGACAACCATGGACTGTCCCGACTGCGGGAACGATCGCACGCACGTCCTCGACACGGAGCCAAGCGCTGACGGCACCTCGATCCGTCGTCGCCGGGAGTGCCAGGAGTGTGGCTTCCGGTTTACCACCTACGAACGCCCCGAATGGGAGTCCCTGCAGGTGAAAAAACGCGACGGAGCCATCGAACCGTTCGATCGCGCGAAACTCAGGGCGGGCATCGAACGTGCCACCGAGAAACGTCCCGTCGACGAGCAGGCGGTGACAGCGATCGTGGATGCCATCCACGACGAGCTCACCGACAACGAGGGACGGATCGTCACCACGACGCAGATCGGCGACCTGGTCTCCGAGCACCTGCGCGAACGCGACCAGGTCGCGTACCTCCGCTTTGTCTCGGTGTACGAGGCGTTCGCCGACCCGGAAGAGTTCCGACGGGAACTCGACGCCGTCATCGACGCCGAGACCGACCCGCCCGACGACTCAGACACATGAGCCACCAGACAGCAACTGCCACGGACCGAATCGCATCGATACTCGATCGCGCCATCGAAGACACACCGGCGATCTCTCCCGAGGACCGCGCCGACCTCCGCCGGGCGATCGAGGAGAACTGCTATGCCGGCGCCGACCGCGCCGAGGTGTACGAGGCGGCCCTCCAGACGCTGACCGCCCGCATCGAACGCAAACCCGAATACAAGCGCGTCGCCGCCCGCGTGTTCCGCCAGCGATACTATCACGAGGTGATCGGCGAGGACCTGCGTGGCGAGGACCTGGATGAGGCCTACCGCGAGACGTTCGTCGGGAACCTCCGCCGGGGCGTCGAAGCCGCCCTCCTCGACGACCGATTGCTCGACCGGTTCGACCTCGACGGTCTGGCCGACTATCTCGGTCCCGACCGCGACGAGCACTTCGAGTACCTGGCGATGGAGACGCTGTATCAGCGATATTTCCTTCGAACGAACGACGGCGAGCACCTGGAACTCCCCCAGGCGTTCTGGATGCGCGTCGCGATGGGGCTGGCCGTCGAGGAGGACGACCCGAATGCCCGCGCCAAGGAGTTCTACGACGTCCTCTCGAAGCTCGAATTTACCCCCTCGACGCCGACGCTCTTTCACGCTGGGACGACCCACCCACAGCTGTCCTCCTGCTATCTGACGACCGTTCCGGACGACCTGGAGGGGATCTTCGACGCCTACAAGCACCACGCGCAACTCTCGAAGTGGTCCGGCGGCCTCGGCAACGACTGGACGCCCCTGCGAGCCGAGGGCGCGCTGATCGAGTCTACGGGCGTCGAATCGACCGGCGTCGTCCCGTTCCTCCGGATCTCCAATGACGTGACGGCGGCGATCAACCGCTCTGGCAAGCGCCGCGGGGCCGCCTGTGCCTACCTGGCGATCTGGCACCTTGACTTCCCCGCGTTCCTCGATCTGAAACGCAACACCGGCGACGAACGCCGCCGGACGCCGGACATGAACACCGCCGCCTGGATTCCGGACCTCTTCATGGAGCGCGTCCAGGCCGGCGAGTCCTGGACGCTGTTCAGCCCCGACGAGGTGGGGGACCTCCACGAGGCCACGGGCCAAGAGTTCGCCGAGAAATATCGCGAGTACGAGCAGGCCGCCGAGAACGGCGAAATCGAGAACGTCGAGACTGTCGAGGCCGCCGAGTTGTGGCGCACCCTTCTGACGCGGCTGTTCGAGACCGGCCACCCGTGGGTGACGTTCAAGGACCCCTGCAACATCGGCTCGCCGCAGGACCACGAGGGGACCATCCGCTCCTCGAACCTCTGTACGGAAATCACGCTCAACACGAGCACCGACGAGCATGCGGTCTGCAACCTCGGGAGTGTCAACTTCGCGACGCACGTGCGAGACGGTGAACTCGATCGCGACTACCTCGAAGACACCGTCGAGACCGCGATGCGAATGCTCGACAACGTCGTCGACCTGTGTTTCTATCCGACCGACGAGGCCGAGGACTCGAACATGCGCCACCGGCCCGTCGGCCTCGGGACGATGGGCTTTCACGAAGCGCTAATGGAGATCGGTGTGCCGATGAACAGCGACGATGCCGTCGAGAAGGCCAACCGCTGGCAGGAGTTCGTCGCCTACCACGCGATCCAAACCTCCTCTGAGCTGGCCGCCGAGCGCGGTGCCTACCCCTCCTTCGAGGGCTCGAAGTGGGACCGTGACATCCTCCCGCAGGACACCGTCGACCTGCTGGAGGACGAACGCGGCCGCGAGATTCCGACCGAGCGGACCGAGACCCTCGATTGGGACGCCGTCCGGAAGTCGATCGCCGAGCACGGCAT is from Halorhabdus sp. BNX81 and encodes:
- a CDS encoding urea ABC transporter permease; this encodes MPEFDFVPDRLDRLRDQLSGPNTVGETPAFWRTFLLAVAVFASLPFLLGSYGANQFALFMAYGLLALSLTIVWGYAGILSFGQIAFLGIAGYTYALVSLNVGGALGATVAIPAAVLAATVSAFVLGYFMFYGDVRDVYVAIMTLVVTLVIGTFLGRTAGDGWTIGSVPLGGANGIPGLPDLTIGIGDVAVVFSGTMYYWITLVVVLGTYLGLRVLVNGRLGYALVAIREDEDRAEMLGYDVRRLKLLVFTFSGTLAGVAGVFYVTYFNIVNPEPFTLLWATYPVLWVTFGGRETLTGALVGAISIEWIRLTLSRTVPEFAIVFVGAILLVSVLLVPRGVVPGIRDSYAFFERRGLRDGVVVGGRRIAAGLRRRVRAVGARVRGTLPDAIESQSPEVSRE
- a CDS encoding ABC transporter ATP-binding protein — encoded protein: MSSTDSSDPSIRKTPAGEATGPDTDAILQTEGLTKHFGGFTAIDGIDFGIDAGQLRCLIGPNGAGKSTLLKLITGRHDASEGRIFFDGQEITDVVPHARVDRGIGMKFQVPSVFESFTAAQNMRLPLQRGEEDDLGAAIDERLGRVGLRNVAETRAGELSHGEQQRLEIGMAAALDPDLLLLDEPVAGLSIEERRDVAELVTSLNDDGIAFVVIEHDIDFVARIADEVTVLHQGRIFREGPIEDIRADPDVRRIYLGGD
- a CDS encoding ABC transporter ATP-binding protein, which gives rise to MLTCNSLTVAYDATPILRDVDLTVEDGEIVGIIGKNGAGKTTLLKAIIGLLDARSGTIEYRGTPVGRLTPDKRAARGIGYIPQGRDVFPELTVEQNLVVGESINDGAESRYEAVYDYFPVLEERADQAAGTLSGGQRQMLAIGRALVGNPDLLLLDEPSEGVQPSIVEQISEDMRAINADLGTTILFVEQNLGVIQSMADRCYAMERGTIADELDGAAVEDEDTVASYLAV
- the hypF gene encoding carbamoyltransferase HypF — its product is MSERTRAVVSVTGVVQGVGFRPFVYRTATDNDLAGQVKNTGDGRVTIVLEGPQSGIDAFLATLRTDPPPLARIEDVTVEDGEPAGLDRFEIVASTDSTGGAGTIPPDTAMCDSCLEDLRDPDSRFHGYWATACVDCGPRYTVIRELPYDRPTTSMDDFPMCGQCRADYEEPSDRRYHAQTIACPECGPTLSLLDGDGNARADGDDAIERAGQRLADGELVAIKGIGGTHLACDATDPAVVETLRERTGRPEKPFALMAPDLEAVESVAQVSDTERDALEDTRRPILLLDGRRENRPGWFDSVSPGLHTVGVMLPYSGLHHRLFDHVEGPLVMTSANMPGVPMATDRETILADLDGVIDAALVHDREIVMRCDDSVARFAGGERRFVRRSRGWVPESLPLPSSTETAHDVLALGAEFDATVALTQDGAVVPSQYIGDVDNPETVEYLRETVSHLRDLLGTDPDVVACDAHPEFLTTQEAGAYADREGMAGPIQVQHHHAHAASLLAERERKRAIVIAADGTGYGPDGSIWGGEVLDATLADHDRVGGLSAFELPGGTAAIERPPRILASLLDDDDRIDELLLERGTVETAGEAATVRKQVEQDINSPTTTSAGRLLDAVSALLGVCTERSYEGEPAMKLESAAVDGAVLDYDIPYATRDGNRVLDTRQLVRDLDAMADDHPIADVAATAQWALARGLAELSVAVAADRGVDAVGFTGGVAYNDAITRTIRERVETAGLDFLGHDRVPPGDGGIAYGQVAVAAAGASRE
- a CDS encoding MFS transporter; this encodes MEEIDNRTYWLIAVFLFVGVSGATIQARGALVPTFEDFFGVTKSTLGLITPVGTVGYLAAMLALGSASGRVDIRRFLLVGVALTGLSLLLIGAAPSFIVLLGLVGMRSLATGIVRALDRPTLSHLYPESRARIFTLQEMTWAVGAMLGPILVTAVLSQYSWQATYLVLAALTVPVFVLVWRLDAPTGTTNERTFERSDLRPLLSQPSVYGMVIALIFVGGIESIYFTWLPSYADTTFSGWITGIVLSIYLAAYVPGRFVFSQLSDQYSFTRVLVVTSILLTVLTYIAFTAAEGALLLGSIFGIGLLISGLFPTLISMGIESMPSFSGPVNVVANVATQVGFSTAPVIVGVLADATSIETAILVQIGLAGLLAVVMLVLELGPTGTASATA
- a CDS encoding MFS transporter, whose translation is MSEQASRRAWTVVLFAFVAIDGAIIQARGALVPVFKDVFPVTESQLGLVTPVGTVGFVLAMLVFGTASGRIDIKRFLVISVAATIGSVLLLGLSPTYLLLLVFFGIRSFSTGIFRSLDRSVLSHLYPNSRARVLSLHTMIWAVGATLGPLLVTVVMWEFSWRVTYLVLAVALVPVLVALWRLDRPDSLDNERSLELDDVRVLLREPAIYGMAIALVFVGSMESVFFNWLPYYAEGLFSENVANLTLSIYLAAYVPGRLAFSYLAERYRFSDLLVGVGVVLVVAMYAALVHAAGPTLLALIFVIGFFISGLFPTLISMGIESRPSFTGPVNVIANVAAQTGFFIAPATVGVIAEATTIGTAMSLQIGLASALVVIAIALKLGPLAGQSAPKQA
- the nrdR gene encoding transcriptional regulator NrdR, producing the protein MDCPDCGNDRTHVLDTEPSADGTSIRRRRECQECGFRFTTYERPEWESLQVKKRDGAIEPFDRAKLRAGIERATEKRPVDEQAVTAIVDAIHDELTDNEGRIVTTTQIGDLVSEHLRERDQVAYLRFVSVYEAFADPEEFRRELDAVIDAETDPPDDSDT
- a CDS encoding ribonucleoside-diphosphate reductase subunit alpha; translation: MSHQTATATDRIASILDRAIEDTPAISPEDRADLRRAIEENCYAGADRAEVYEAALQTLTARIERKPEYKRVAARVFRQRYYHEVIGEDLRGEDLDEAYRETFVGNLRRGVEAALLDDRLLDRFDLDGLADYLGPDRDEHFEYLAMETLYQRYFLRTNDGEHLELPQAFWMRVAMGLAVEEDDPNARAKEFYDVLSKLEFTPSTPTLFHAGTTHPQLSSCYLTTVPDDLEGIFDAYKHHAQLSKWSGGLGNDWTPLRAEGALIESTGVESTGVVPFLRISNDVTAAINRSGKRRGAACAYLAIWHLDFPAFLDLKRNTGDERRRTPDMNTAAWIPDLFMERVQAGESWTLFSPDEVGDLHEATGQEFAEKYREYEQAAENGEIENVETVEAAELWRTLLTRLFETGHPWVTFKDPCNIGSPQDHEGTIRSSNLCTEITLNTSTDEHAVCNLGSVNFATHVRDGELDRDYLEDTVETAMRMLDNVVDLCFYPTDEAEDSNMRHRPVGLGTMGFHEALMEIGVPMNSDDAVEKANRWQEFVAYHAIQTSSELAAERGAYPSFEGSKWDRDILPQDTVDLLEDERGREIPTERTETLDWDAVRKSIAEHGMRNSNTMAIAPTATVSTINGTTASIEPQYSNLYVKSNMSGDFTIVNDHLVADLRERDLWDDEMRDRIKYHDGSIQEIEAIPEDLRELYRGAFEIDPRHQLRLTAHRQTWIDQSVSHNVFFPSTDGTLLDDIYTTAWELGLKTTYYLRTLGASQVEKSTLDLSEYGKTQHRDGDGDPEDGTTRSNETDRDQGGHSDLASVEDPTCDACQ